In the Micromonospora narathiwatensis genome, one interval contains:
- a CDS encoding VOC family protein yields the protein MGIHRLNHAVLYVRDLDRSVAFYRDVLGFRPIPMTPDGFRGAAFLQAPDSTNDHDLGLFEIGAAAGPSPAGRATVGLYHLAWELDTLDELAATAERLAAAGALVGASDHGTTKSLYGQDPDGLEFEIVWLVPADLLDADALAARKRIGRLDLDRERQRYGGQTRGGVGISVPA from the coding sequence ATGGGAATCCACCGTCTCAACCACGCCGTCCTCTACGTCCGCGATCTCGACCGCAGCGTCGCCTTCTACCGGGACGTGCTCGGCTTCCGCCCGATCCCGATGACACCGGACGGCTTCCGTGGCGCCGCCTTCCTCCAGGCGCCCGACTCCACCAACGACCACGACCTCGGCCTGTTCGAGATCGGCGCCGCCGCCGGCCCGTCGCCGGCCGGCCGGGCCACCGTCGGCCTCTACCACCTCGCCTGGGAGCTGGACACCCTGGACGAGCTGGCCGCCACCGCCGAGCGGCTGGCCGCCGCCGGTGCCCTGGTCGGGGCCTCCGACCACGGCACCACCAAGAGCCTCTACGGGCAGGACCCGGACGGCCTGGAGTTCGAGATCGTCTGGCTCGTCCCGGCCGACCTGCTCGACGCCGACGCGCTCGCCGCCCGCAAGCGGATCGGCCGGCTCGACCTCGACCGGGAGCGGCAGCGCTACGGCGGCCAGACCCGCGGCGGGGTGGGGATCTCCGTCCCGGCCTGA
- a CDS encoding potassium channel family protein, translating to MADGTYRRERRRALVACLLLLGAYFLVPLAYDPNAVRLVLRTIGTVVVVVTVAVAITRQVRDQLAPAAPSGEAATRSLIRLAVALVAGVLAFALGDYVIATNRAGEFVGLQTRVDALYFALSTITTVGYGDVHAQGQIARVVVCGQMLFSIGVIATGASIVVRQLAQQSRPGRR from the coding sequence ATGGCCGACGGGACGTACCGGCGGGAGCGCCGGCGGGCACTGGTGGCGTGCCTGCTGCTGCTGGGGGCGTACTTCCTGGTGCCGCTGGCGTACGACCCGAACGCCGTTCGCCTCGTCCTGCGCACGATCGGCACCGTGGTCGTGGTGGTGACCGTCGCCGTCGCGATCACCCGGCAGGTACGCGATCAGCTCGCACCCGCCGCGCCGAGCGGCGAGGCGGCGACCCGTTCGCTGATCCGCCTCGCGGTCGCGCTGGTCGCCGGGGTGCTCGCCTTCGCCCTCGGCGACTACGTCATCGCCACCAACCGGGCCGGCGAGTTCGTCGGGTTGCAGACCCGGGTGGACGCCCTCTATTTCGCGCTCAGCACGATCACCACCGTCGGGTACGGCGACGTGCACGCGCAGGGGCAGATCGCCCGGGTGGTGGTGTGCGGGCAGATGCTGTTCAGCATCGGCGTGATCGCGACCGGCGCGTCCATCGTGGTCAGGCAGTTGGCCCAGCAGTCCCGCCCGGGACGGCGTTGA
- a CDS encoding DUF4236 domain-containing protein has product MGIQFRKRQRFGPLILNFTEHGFSSWSIKIGRWSWNSRTRAHRVDLPGPLSWKQDKSRA; this is encoded by the coding sequence ATGGGTATCCAGTTCCGCAAGCGGCAGAGGTTCGGCCCGCTGATCCTGAACTTCACCGAGCACGGTTTCTCCTCCTGGAGCATCAAAATCGGTCGGTGGTCCTGGAACTCCCGTACCCGCGCCCACCGGGTGGACCTGCCGGGGCCGCTCTCCTGGAAGCAGGACAAGTCCCGGGCGTGA